The DNA region TAAGCAAAAAATAACAACCAGAAGAAAAGAAAGAATATAGGCAAAAACCAAGACAATAACTAGTCGCTTTTTAAAAATAGCAGAAGCCTTTTGCTGCTGCTGCATATACCTTTGATTCTTGAATAAGATAATATTAGCGATCTTCTCCATCTCACCAAGATCCTTAGTGATATTCACTAAATCTTGCCTTGCAATCGATTGCCTCAGAATTTCTGGTTTATACTGCTGAACCAGCATCCAGTCAGAGGTATAACGAGAGAGTTCTACCTCTGAATTTGGTGACAAAGGATAATAACGAACTTGATTTTGAACGACTCGAATACTACTTTCGAGGAGATCAAACTGTTTTTCAATTTCACCCAATTCGGATTTTTCAGGCAAAGAAGCTAACAGGACTTGTAGTTTTAATGTTTCTCGTCCTAATTGGTCGATGGCATGAATCGTCTCACCAGGCGCAAAATTATAAAACGGATTATCTTTATCTATCCTCCGCACAAATAAAATAAGAATAAAGACAGAAAAAGACGTAACTAATCCAAAACCGGCAATTAGTATCGTACTAATATTTTTAGTTTTAAAAATCCATGTTTTTTCTGAATTATAGAGAGCCATGGATCAAACAATGTGGTGGATGTCTTGCTCAGGAAACCGAGATTGATTCAATTTGCCTAATCCAAAAAGCCTGTCGTGTGATTTCTATCTCTGGTTTGTTCTCGAAAGGCGGAACAATGAGCATCGCAGGACCTCGATAATTTCTCTCCATATATCTCCCCTCTTGCTTTAATGCAAAAAGGATGGGAATTTCTCGGGTGGTTTGGATAGGTACGCTAATAGTGTAATCGTTCAGAGCTTTGATTTCTAACAAAGTTGCATCGGGTTGAATTTGCCAAAGATCCATCAGGTCATTGAATAATACTCCTTCGAATGTCACTTGCTGATTTTCAAAAAGATCAAAGATTTTATATTCGACAATCTGGAGTTGCTCGATTGTCTGGCGATCCAGATACAGTGCCTCGTCTTGGTTTGTCGCTTGAATTTTACCCGTAACCGTTAGTATAGGCTCTGTTTCTGGTAGTGGAATCGCTTCCTGTTTTACAAAATCTGCAGGTCGAATAATGGTGACCATTGGCTGTTGTTTTTGGGGTTCTGGAGTACAGCTTGTCAATAGAAAAAAGGCGATCGCCAAGGCTGCTATTTTACGGAGAAAGATCATGGCAAAGAACATCGAATTCAGCTTGATAACAAAAGCTTTTATCAACCCAAAATCGTTAAAATTTCAGTTTTTTGATAGTTTTTCATGGTTTTGTTATCACAACTACCTTCCCCAAATCTTATGACTTACAGGACAGTAATGTCGTAATTTATCTGTAAAGCAAAAGCACTATTTTTCACTTTAAATCTACGTTTTTATTCACATCAGTAAGTATGCCAAAGCGTTTATAAATAAAACATCTCGGAATTTATACGGTTATTTTATTGGTTATATTTTTGTATCAAATACGACCTAAATATAGTTCAACTCAGATTATCAAAGCAAATCCAACTTAAAGGGTTCAAGCTATCAACAACTTCCTCCGAATTATTCATAGATTATCGCCAATATTCACAGCATCTTACTTCCCACTATGTATATGTTGTGGCTTTATGTTGTAGCTCTCAGAATTTATACGGTACGTTTTTAAGGTTTTAGTTTACAAAACCTTTATGCAGGAATGGCTTGGGGGATAGTGCGATAGTTACCAAAAATCTTCAGAATCTCTGTATGGGCTTGCAATTCCTGAAGGGCATCTTTCACCGTTTGATCGCTAAGGCAACCATCCAGATCAACAAAAAACAAGTATTCTCCTAGCGATTTCTTGGTGGGACGAGACTCAATTCGGCTGAGATTAATTTTTCGGCGAGCAAAAACTTCAAGGGCATCGACTAAAACACCGGGGATTTTGGCTGGCAGGGTAAAAGCTAAGGAAATTACTTCTCCCTCAGACTGGGACGTTTTGCCTAAGACCCAAAAGCGGGTGCAATTTTCTGGGGAATCATTAATCGTTTCCGCCAGCATCGGCAATTTGTAGAGTTGTGCTGCCCGGGGGGAGGCGATCGCCGCAATATCTGGCTGCCCTTCGAGATGTTGCAAAATTTTCGTCGTCGAATTTTCTTCAATTAAAGGTGCATGGGGAATATGGGTCTCTAACCAACGTTGGCATTGCGCGAGCGCCTGTGGATGGGAATGCACCGTTTTAATGTGCTCAAAATCTGGCGCAAACGAAATTAGCGAATGATAAATTGGCAGAATAATTTGATGACAAATCGAGAGGGGATGCAGCTCCCACACGAGATCAAGAGAAATTGCCACCGACCCTTGAATCGAGTTTTCAATCGGGACAACCGCTAAATCAACATCGTCCTGCGCCAAGCTATACAAACTTTGGGCAATATTCTGACAGGGCGCCAGAATCACATCCTGCGGCTGTTCGCGCTGCAACCATTCCTGATACGTAAACGCTGCCGCTTCTGCGTTTGTCCCAGCTGGACCTAAATGGGCGATTTTGATGACCATACCCTACTATCAATCGCAAATGTCACAATCCTATCAAGTTTCATGTGCTCTGCCGTTTTTTCGGGCGCGTTGTCCACCACATCACTGCCCCACTCACAATCAATAGCAACAAGCCCAACCCATTTAGAAAGGGATAAATACGTTCCAAATTCATAAAGCCTAAGTTCCCTTTATGGAGATTCAGTAGCCAAAGAAAATCAATCCCTCGACCCGATAATGCAGCAAGCTGAAATAGAGTGCCAGACAATACAGTAATCAATAACGGTGCCACCATAATCGGCACTAAACTGCGATGTAGTTTACGGAGAAACCTTTTATTCAAAGCCATAGTGGTGCGTTCTGCCTGACAGTCGACGGTCAATCTTTTCCCTATTCCCTATACTCCATCAGTATTTGCGACAGACTGTTGGAAATATTTATAAGCACTGTAAGCCAATGTAATTACCCCCGTCCGAATCGCACTTTCATCGATATCGAATAAAGGGTGATGAAGGGGATAGTTAATGCG from [Leptolyngbya] sp. PCC 7376 includes:
- a CDS encoding molybdopterin-dependent oxidoreductase yields the protein MIFLRKIAALAIAFFLLTSCTPEPQKQQPMVTIIRPADFVKQEAIPLPETEPILTVTGKIQATNQDEALYLDRQTIEQLQIVEYKIFDLFENQQVTFEGVLFNDLMDLWQIQPDATLLEIKALNDYTISVPIQTTREIPILFALKQEGRYMERNYRGPAMLIVPPFENKPEIEITRQAFWIRQIESISVS
- the pheA gene encoding prephenate dehydratase yields the protein MVIKIAHLGPAGTNAEAAAFTYQEWLQREQPQDVILAPCQNIAQSLYSLAQDDVDLAVVPIENSIQGSVAISLDLVWELHPLSICHQIILPIYHSLISFAPDFEHIKTVHSHPQALAQCQRWLETHIPHAPLIEENSTTKILQHLEGQPDIAAIASPRAAQLYKLPMLAETINDSPENCTRFWVLGKTSQSEGEVISLAFTLPAKIPGVLVDALEVFARRKINLSRIESRPTKKSLGEYLFFVDLDGCLSDQTVKDALQELQAHTEILKIFGNYRTIPQAIPA
- a CDS encoding PepSY domain-containing protein, whose amino-acid sequence is MTVDCQAERTTMALNKRFLRKLHRSLVPIMVAPLLITVLSGTLFQLAALSGRGIDFLWLLNLHKGNLGFMNLERIYPFLNGLGLLLLIVSGAVMWWTTRPKKRQST